The Aequorivita sublithincola DSM 14238 genome window below encodes:
- a CDS encoding PepSY-associated TM helix domain-containing protein, giving the protein MKKKKYTLRKFINDIHLWLGIGSGIILVIICLTGTVLTFEEEIKSLFAEEVIVSPTTEILPIEKLKETLASEGEVMRVTINLEKTKPYEFSVKTNEEDRRGTSFFIDQYKGNYVKKAENPLDGLFMTNFKLHRWLLLDLKIGRPIVGIATIIFLIISITGIVLWFPNKKLKKLKWKSLKPGFKIDWRGKWKRINHDLHVTLGFYTAVFLVIMSLTGLFWSFEWYRDAGSAVLGTEVFGGRGGGPKIDSKIPQNEDTLSFAEILKITESELVFEGTTVFQIPKDESEIFSVRKYHDQDFLQTASDELKIDRDGSIISKELFSEKPLNVQIASSIKAIHTGTIFGWFSKTIYFISCLIATSLPITGTIIWLNKLNKKNRKSKKMQKVKVKE; this is encoded by the coding sequence ATGAAGAAAAAAAAATACACCCTTCGGAAATTTATTAACGACATCCATTTATGGTTAGGAATTGGAAGTGGAATCATCTTAGTGATAATCTGCCTTACAGGAACTGTTCTTACTTTTGAAGAAGAAATAAAAAGTCTTTTTGCGGAAGAAGTAATTGTTTCGCCTACTACAGAAATTCTTCCTATAGAAAAATTGAAAGAAACCCTTGCTTCCGAAGGCGAAGTGATGCGTGTCACCATTAATCTTGAAAAGACAAAACCTTATGAGTTTTCGGTAAAAACGAATGAAGAAGACAGACGTGGAACTTCTTTTTTTATAGATCAGTACAAGGGTAATTATGTGAAAAAAGCTGAAAATCCATTAGACGGTCTTTTTATGACAAACTTTAAATTGCACCGTTGGTTATTGCTAGATTTGAAAATAGGTAGGCCCATTGTTGGGATTGCAACCATTATCTTTTTAATAATTTCCATCACTGGAATTGTACTTTGGTTTCCGAATAAGAAATTAAAAAAACTAAAATGGAAGAGTCTAAAACCCGGTTTCAAAATCGATTGGCGTGGAAAATGGAAACGAATAAACCACGATTTGCACGTTACTTTAGGCTTTTACACTGCTGTATTTTTAGTGATTATGTCGCTCACCGGACTGTTTTGGTCTTTTGAATGGTACAGAGATGCGGGAAGCGCTGTTCTTGGTACAGAAGTTTTCGGAGGTCGCGGCGGCGGTCCGAAAATAGATTCTAAAATTCCTCAAAATGAAGATACCTTAAGTTTTGCTGAAATATTAAAAATCACAGAAAGCGAACTTGTTTTTGAAGGAACAACTGTTTTCCAAATTCCTAAAGATGAATCAGAAATTTTTAGCGTTCGAAAATATCACGATCAAGATTTTCTTCAAACTGCTTCAGACGAACTAAAAATTGATCGCGATGGAAGTATCATTTCAAAAGAACTTTTTTCAGAAAAACCTTTAAATGTTCAGATTGCGAGCTCCATAAAAGCAATTCATACGGGAACTATCTTTGGATGGTTTTCAAAAACCATCTACTTTATTTCCTGCTTGATTGCTACAAGTCTTCCAATAACTGGAACTATTATTTGGCTGAATAAGTTGAATAAGAAAAATAGAAAAAGCAAGAAAATGCAGAAGGTTAAAGTTAAGGAGTAG